Genomic DNA from Amycolatopsis alba DSM 44262:
GGCAAGGCGGAACCGGCCGCGGAGGTCCGGGTCGCCCGGCTGACCGCGGTCGCCGTCGGGGCGCTCGCGATCGTGGGCGGCATCCTGGCGAACGGCCAGAACATCGCGTTCCTGGTGGCGCTGGCGTTCGCGGTCGCGGCGTCGGCGAACCTCTCGACGCTGCTGTACTCGCTGTTCTGGAAACGCTTCAACACCACCGGCACCCTGTGGGGCATCTACGGCGGGCTGATCGCGAGCCTGGTGCTCGTGTTCTTCTCGCCGGTGATGTCCGGGGCCGCGGACTCGATCGTCAAGAGCGTCGACTTCCACTGGTTCCCGCTGAAGAACCCCGGCCTGGTGTCGATCCCGTTCTCGTTCCTGTGCGGGATCGTGGGCACGTTCGTCGGCCGGTCGAAGGCCGATCCGGTCAAGCACGCGGAGATGGAGGTGCGGTCCCTGACGGGGATCGGCTCCTGACGGGCGCTCTCGCAGTACATGAAGGCCCCCTTGCTTGCGCCTGGCGTAAGCAAGGGGGCCTTCATGTACTGCGGCGAGGTGCGAAGGTCCAGTCCGCAGTGAGCCTCATTGCTTCCGGAGGCCGTCCAGCACGATCGTGAGCAGCCGCTCCGTGTCCTCGGGCGACGCCTTGCTCGCGGCCGAGCCCACCCCGTGGCCCAACCGCAGGATGTCGGGGCCGGTGACGTCGGCCCGGATCGTGCCTTCGTCCTGAGCCGCCTTCACGATCGTGTCGGCCGCGGCGTGCAGCCGTACCCGGCACCAGCCGAAGACTTCGGACCCGGCGTCGACGGACGCCTTCAGCGTCATCGCGAGCCCGTGCTTCTCGACCACGTAGACGATGTGCGTGGCCAGCCACGTCTCGAGCGCTTTGCCCGGCGGCAGCTCTTCGAGCAGGTCGTAGGCCTGCTGCGCCAGCCCGTCGATCTCGTCGCGGTAGACGGCCTCGATCAGTTTGTCCCGTGTCGGGAAGTGCCGGTACAGCGTGCCCGCGCCGACCCCGGCGCGTTTGGCGATGTCGTCGGCGGGCACGTCGACCCCGTCGGCGGTGAACGCCTCCTTCGCCACGGCCACGATGCGCTCGTAGTTGCGCCGCGCGTCCGCACGCATGGGGCGGGCCGGATCGGCCGTGTCCATCTGACCTCCTCGGGCGACGAAAACGGAGACATTCTCCGAATCCACTTGCGTAAGCGGAGACACTCTCCATATCATCGCTCACGACCTCAAGTGGAGAGTCTCTCCGCTTCATCTCGTTACGTCTTTGGAGTATTCCTTGACCGAGCGAACCTTGCGTGCCGAGCCTAGGCCCGAGACTGCCGGGGCCCCACCGCCTCCGCACTCGCTGGTCCTGCCGATCATCCTGACCTGCCAGCTCATGCTCATCCTCGACGCGACGGTGATGAACGTCGCGCTCCCCCGCATCCAGTCCGAACTCGGCTTCACCGACACGGGCCTGTCCTGGGTGATGACGGCGTACAGCCTCGTCTTCGGCGGCTTGCTGCTGCTCGGCGGACGGGCGGGCGACCTGTTCGGCCGCCGCCGGATGTTCGTCGTCGGCGCGGCCGTGTTCACCGCCGCGTCCCTGCTCGGCGGCCTCGCCGGTTCGGCGGAACTGCTGATCGCCGCCCGTGTCGCGCAAGGCGTCGGCGCCGCGCTCGCCGGGCCGAGCACACTGGCCCTGATCACCAGCACGTTCACCGAGGCCAAGGCCAGGGTGCGCGCGCTGGCGCTGTTCTCGGCGATGTCCAGCGGCGGTTTCGCGATCGGCCTGCTGCTCGGCGGGCTGCTCACCGAATGGATCTCGTGGCGCGCGGCGCTGTACATCAACGTCCCGTTCGGACTCGCGATCGTCCTGCTCACCTCGAGGTACGTCGCCGATCCTCCGCGACGGCGCGCCCGGCTGGACCTTCCCGGCGCGATCACCGGCACCTTCGGCGTCGGCTCGCTCGTGTTCGCCTTCACCCATGCCGCCTCGAACGGCTGGAGCGACACGATCACCCTCGGCACCCTCGCCGCCGGGCTGGCGATGCTGGCCGCGTTCGTCACCATCGAGACCAGGGTGAGCGAACCGCTGATCCCGTTGCGCCTGTTCGCCGAACGCGACCGGGCCGCGGCCTACGTCAACTTCTTCCTCGGGCCGATGGCCATGATGTCGATGTTCTTCTTCCTGACCCAGTTCCTGCAGGACATCGCCGGTTTCGCCGCGTTGGAGACCGGTTTCGCGTTCCTGCCGATGGCGGCCTGCATGTTCGGGCTCAGCAGGCTGATCCCGAAGCTGCTCCCCCGGTTCGGGCCGAAACCGCTCGCCATGACCGGGACCGCGCTGATGACCGGCGGGGTCGTCTGGCTGACCACGCTCACCACGGACAGCGGATACTTCTCGCATCTGCTCGGGCCGATGCTGCTGATGGGCCTCGGTGCGGGGCTGGCGTTCTCCCCGCTCAGCGTGATCATCATGGCAACCGTGCCCACCGACGACGCGGGTGCCGCCGGCGGCGCGCTTCAGACGTTGCAGCAGGTCGGGGCGACGCTGGGGCTGGCGATCCTGATCACCGTGTTCGGCTCGGTGACGCGGACCCCGTCGGGGAGCCCGGCGGAGACCACGGTCGACGGGATGACCGCGGCCTTCACCGCCGCCGCCGTGGTGACGGCGGTGTCGTTCCTGGTGGCGTTGAGCTTCCGGCGCCGGACCGCTTAGAGCTTCGCGCCCGCGTGGACCTTGTGCGTGACCTTGCGCTCCATCACGAAGGAGAAGAATGGGATGCAGCCGGCGATCAGCACGAGCAGCGTGCCCTTCATCGACCAGCGGGCCTTGATCGCGAGGTCGACCGCGAGCAGCAGGTAGATCAGGTAGAGCCCGCCGTGGACCATGGGGATCATCTTCACGAACTGGGGCAGTTCCACGCCGAAGACGTACTGCAGCAGCATCTCGACGACCAGTCCGAGCAGGGCCACACCGGTGGCGTACGCCGCGACGCGGAACCGGATCAGCGGTCCGCCCAGCGAG
This window encodes:
- a CDS encoding TetR/AcrR family transcriptional regulator, which encodes MDTADPARPMRADARRNYERIVAVAKEAFTADGVDVPADDIAKRAGVGAGTLYRHFPTRDKLIEAVYRDEIDGLAQQAYDLLEELPPGKALETWLATHIVYVVEKHGLAMTLKASVDAGSEVFGWCRVRLHAAADTIVKAAQDEGTIRADVTGPDILRLGHGVGSAASKASPEDTERLLTIVLDGLRKQ
- a CDS encoding MFS transporter, with the protein product MTERTLRAEPRPETAGAPPPPHSLVLPIILTCQLMLILDATVMNVALPRIQSELGFTDTGLSWVMTAYSLVFGGLLLLGGRAGDLFGRRRMFVVGAAVFTAASLLGGLAGSAELLIAARVAQGVGAALAGPSTLALITSTFTEAKARVRALALFSAMSSGGFAIGLLLGGLLTEWISWRAALYINVPFGLAIVLLTSRYVADPPRRRARLDLPGAITGTFGVGSLVFAFTHAASNGWSDTITLGTLAAGLAMLAAFVTIETRVSEPLIPLRLFAERDRAAAYVNFFLGPMAMMSMFFFLTQFLQDIAGFAALETGFAFLPMAACMFGLSRLIPKLLPRFGPKPLAMTGTALMTGGVVWLTTLTTDSGYFSHLLGPMLLMGLGAGLAFSPLSVIIMATVPTDDAGAAGGALQTLQQVGATLGLAILITVFGSVTRTPSGSPAETTVDGMTAAFTAAAVVTAVSFLVALSFRRRTA
- a CDS encoding DUF3817 domain-containing protein, with product MTTRTDDAAPARPVSLGGPLIRFRVAAYATGVALLGLVVEMLLQYVFGVELPQFVKMIPMVHGGLYLIYLLLAVDLAIKARWSMKGTLLVLIAGCIPFFSFVMERKVTHKVHAGAKL